The following are from one region of the Rhipicephalus microplus isolate Deutch F79 chromosome 1, USDA_Rmic, whole genome shotgun sequence genome:
- the LOC142767779 gene encoding zinc finger MYM-type protein 1-like, whose translation MSGTSRGVQALFRQEVPQAVYVHCMNHRLNLVIVDVCKAIKPVRNFFSLLESLHVFLSGSAVHSLYLDVQKRLSLPVTELQRLSDTRWACQITACTAAMKSFPAILVCLSEVIATNSRWATEAGCLLEQMNFSFLFHLSLFTKLLSRLKVFSDILQSKDRNLSQACLMAHAVIDELSEIRNSQSAFGTVWEQTCTISEENGVPQREKQRTKRLPLHLEQFVLSEGRPVEEESPDSKETFRVKVFLPVLDHVIVELTRRFAENNDVLCGVSALHPQSENFMDVSLLKPFAEHYACDINSVEVECKLVIKLLQRIEAERKCKIETLLQLVTVLEEYKLAFHELHKLSVIDVTIPASSSSCERTFSCLRRLKTYLRSKMTNNRLSDLAVLAVERSLANKIDLQRVVDMFNAAHNNRRIRLH comes from the coding sequence ATGAGCGGTACGTCACGAGGCGTCCAGGCACTATTCAGGCAGGAAGTGCCGCAGGCAGTGTACGTACACTGCATGAACCACCGTCTCAATCTTGTCATCGTGGATGTCTGCAAGGCGATAAAACCGGTGAggaattttttctctcttttggaAAGCCTTCATGTATTCCTAAGTGGATCTGCAGTTCACTCCCTCTATCTAGATGTTCAAAAAAGGTTGTCTTTGCCTGTGACAGAGCTGCAGCGTCTCAGCGATACACGATGGGCCTGCCAGATAACGGCTTGCACAGCTGCCATGAAAAGCTTTCCTGCCATTCTTGTATGCCTCAGCGAAGTCATCGCTACAAACAGCAGGTGGGCAACGGAAGCCGGGTGTCTGCTGGAGCAAATGaacttctcttttcttttccatTTAAGTCTATTCACCAAGCTACTCAGCCGCCTTAAGGTTTTTTCGGACATATTACAAAGTAAAGACCGCAACCTTAGTCAGGCATGCCTCATGGCGCACGCTGTCATTGACGAGTTATCCGAAATCAGAAATTCGCAGAGCGCGTTTGGCACTGTGTGGGAGCAAACCTGCACTATTTCTGAGGAGAACGGGGTCCCCCAAAGGGAAAAGCAGAGAACGAAGCGCCTTCCGCTCCATTTAGAGCAGTTTGTATTAAGTGAAGGACGGCCCGTTGAAGAAGAGTCTCCAGATTCAAAAGAAACTTTCAGAGTCAAAGTTTTTCTGCCCGTTTTGGACCACGTCATTGTGGAACTGACTAGGCGATTTGCGGAAAATAATGACGTACTCTGCGGAGTCAGCGCCCTCCACCCTCAAAGTGAGAATTTTATGGACGTCTCCTTGCTCAAGCCTTTCGCTGAGCACTATGCATGCGACATCAACAGCGTTGAAGTTGAATGCAAGTTGGTAATTAAACTTCTTCAGCGCATCGAAGCCGAAAGGAAGTGCAAGATAGAAACATTGCTGCAATTGGTCACCGTCTTGGAAGAGTATAAGTTAGCCTTTCACGAACTGCACAAGCTAAGTGTTATCGACGTGACGATACCGGCATCATCATCTTCTTGCGAGCGCACATTTTCGTGCCTTCGAAGACTGAAGACTTATCTTCGCAGCAAAATGACTAACAACCGTCTGAGCGACCTAGCTGTGCTTGCGGTAGAACGGTCTCTAGCCAATAAGATAGACCTTCAGCGTGTTGTTGACATGTTCAATGCTGCACACAATAATCGGCGTATACGTCTGCACTAG